One window of Kryptolebias marmoratus isolate JLee-2015 linkage group LG3, ASM164957v2, whole genome shotgun sequence genomic DNA carries:
- the LOC108247204 gene encoding beta-2-glycoprotein 1, with product MAPTLALLLFGLSALCTTVTSAKVCGRPPVPDGVDTSSLKRVFEVGEEVSLTCEQGYLSSTATSSRITCMAGGQWTESNLACAPKMCPIPRPLQPFAMGRTEAPFRSVLNYTCDDGYVLLGANESRCLHDGTWSHPPPLCKAVNCPLPKPPRDGRIVHDKAVMGTTTIYGQGWTYECNPPKAPSFERGSCKADGTTTEPPICREVSCSVPTNVRNGIITFAVMRQHGYKEKVKYACNEHYTLEGDAEIHCQNTGNWSSKPVCRAPCTVGIKRGRIFYNAKKIWIEDLKPNRVLHGEHVVFYCKNKAEKCGYPVASTCNDGNLPLPECFEEPGKIEYNLKAKSLPSEIRTCATSPTARPTSSASAS from the exons ATGGCTCCAACGCTGGCTTTGCTGCTTTTCGGCCTTTCGGCTTTATGCACAACTGTGACATCTGCAAAGG TTTGTGGCCGTCCTCCAGTCCCTGATGGAGTCGATACTTCGTCTCTGAAACGCGTGTTTGAGGTCGGGGAAGAGGTGTCCCTCACGTGCGAACAGGGGTACTTGTCCTCGACAGCCACATCTTCCAGAATAACCTGCATGGCTGGGGGACAATGGACAGAGTCAAATCTGGCATGTGCCC CCAAGATGTGTCCGATTCCCCGACCTCTGCAGCCGTTTGCGATGGGGAGGACAGAGGCTCCATTTCGAAGTGTCCTAAACTACACGTGTGATGACGG GTATGTCCTTCTAGGAGCCAATGAGAGCAGGTGTTTGCATGATGGCACCTGGAGTCATCCACCTCCTCTCTGCAAAG CTGTGAACTGTCCCCTCCCCAAGCCACCGAGAGATGGGAGAATCGTCCACGACAAAGCTGTCATGGGAACCACAACCATTTACGGACAAGGCTGGACGTATGAGTGCAATCCACCTAAAGCGCCAAGTTTTGAGAGAGGGTCCTGCAAGGCCGACGGAACGACGACTGAGCCACCAATATGTCGAG AGGTGAGCTGCTCCGTCCCGACGAACGTACGGAACGGCATCATCACGTTTGCTGTGATGAGACAACACGGGTACAAGGAGAAGGTGAAGTACGCCTGCAATGAGCACTACACTCTGGAAGGCGACGCTGAGATCCATTGTCAGAACACAGGAAACTGGTCATCGAAGCCCGTCTGCAGGG CTCCCTGCACGGTTGGCATTAAACGAGGACGCATCTTCTACAACGCCAAGAAGATCTGGATCGAAGACCTGAAACCCAACAGAGTGCTCCACGGAGAGCACGTCGTCTTCTACTGTAAGAATAAAGCTGAGAAGTGTGGCTACCCTGTGGCCAGCACCTGCAACGACGGAAACCTCCCCCTCCCAGAATGCTTTGAGG aacCGGGCAAAATAGAGTACAACTTAAAGGCTAAAAGTCTTCCATCAGAGATCAGAACGTGCGCCACATCGCCGACTGCAAGGCCAACAAGCTCTGCGAGCGCTTCGTGA
- the nol11 gene encoding nucleolar protein 11-like, whose translation MAALCEGYTLCGLVPAQTRSCSGLRGIEEERDSDHVIVTDSTRSVTLYKVSDQKPLGSWMVRQGQTLTCSAVYNAKTGEYVAVSDNKVIRIWKEEDVVLDKAFKATVSADVWAVLCAQGGEPVVLFQRGAARLMDSLLSAPQQPIEEVLAQDEAIRWSTSIVAETQQLVLFTTELKGDHFLYLHRLNPNSLQRYRLEREEPGLSPLSFSASYKKKHICLLYLYPNGHVYQSLVSVRAPGAEERAEALQLPRSLLLSLPVGGELLEAASAIILDDAHIAVVGVPHPSAGPGKDFLCIWNTNFQTLQAGKEMAGKLYRQLWSFSNKLFIPHGKTLSVIPFACPESSLASALGKLKQAKTEDFKLPALVPSWNNILHGEKRQPPKTMETRKTKTQRRTQSTPSLTTDQVLELIKTAPAEEVQKEVEGLLSRQDLQELQPSLGQIAASLVSRSLADPVFYCPNTLAQLVHTQCLCHSVCPDLLPLALEKKDYFLCQLCLQFFPDIPEAITCACLKVFISLPDVDAEKLSLEPESVSFMETLISTERGQVGLQNGFSPTFCEKDQSDGSSGQQTRGKNRENTQNPPQPICPVGVHKAALINEVLQTAYSDTFLLPHLKDLSSQHVILFLQYLQFLYLQYSQDVLPQMHSFRSPSLDQIMDWVCLLLDAHFTVLVMTPESKGLVMNLQRFVQSQVKLFYELGKLEGSLQELNKMKVKKDVGQYSIEVIELF comes from the exons ATGGCGGCCCTGTGTGAGGGCTACACGTTGTGCGGGCTCGTACCGGCTCAAACTCGGTCGTGTTCGGGTTTGAGGGGCATCGAAGAGGAGAGGGACAGCGACCATGTCATCGTCACCGACTCAACCAGATCCGTGACTCTGTACAAG GTGTCAGACCAGAAGCCCCTGGGCAGCTGGATGGTGAGACAAGGACAAACACTGACCTGTTCAGCAGTCTACAACGCAAAAACCGGGGAATATGTCGCAGTGTCAGACAACAAG GTGATAAGGATTTGGAAAGAAGAGGACGTGGTTTTGGACAAGGCCTTCAAAGCAACA GTGTCAGCTGATGTGTGGGCGGTACTCTGCGCACAAGGAGGAGAACCTGTGGTGCTGTTTCAGAGAGGAGCTGCGAGGCTGATGGACTCGCTGCTTTCTGCTCCCCAGCAGCCCATAGAGGAGGTCCTGGCACAGGACGAGGCTATCAG gTGGAGCACAAGCATAGTGgctgaaacacaacagctgGTCCTTTTCACAACTGAACTG AAAGGAGATCACTTCCTCTACCTGCACAGACTGAACCCCAACTCTTTACAGAGGTACCGGCTGGAGCGGGAGGAGCCGGGCCTCTCGCCGCTCAGCTTCTCTGCCTCCTACAAGAAGAAGCACATCTGCCTGCTTTACCTCT ACCCCAACGGTCACGTGTACCAGAGTCTGGTCTCTGTTCGGGCTCCGGGAGCTGAAGAACGGGCCGAGGCTCTCCAGCTGCCACGCAGTCTGCTGCTGAGCCTCCCTGTGGGTGGGGAGCTGCTGGAGGCGGCTTCAGCCATCATCCTGGATGACGCCCACATCGCTGTGGTGGGAGTCCCACACCCCTCTGCTGGGCCTGGTAAAG attttctctGCATCTGGAATACAAATTTTCAGACCCTTCAGGCCGGGAAAGAAATGGCAGGAAAACTCTACCGACAG CTTTGGAGTTTTTCAAACAAGTTATTTATTCCACATGGAAAAACCCTCTCCGTTATCCCATTCGCATGTCCAGAATCTTCCCTCGCTTCTGCTCTGGGAAAACTAAAGCAGGCCAAGACTGAAG ATTTCAAGCTTCCAGCTTTGGTGCCATCTTGGAACAACATTCTGCATGGAGAAAAACGTCAACCTCCTAAAACAATGGAGACCAGGAAGACT AAAACACAGCGTAGAACCCAGTCAACTCCTAGTTTAACAACTGACCAAGTACTAGAACTGATCAAG ACAGCGCCAGCAGAGGAGGTCCAGAAAGAGGTAGAGGGTCTCCTGTCCAGGCAGgacctgcaggagctgcagcccTCATTAGGACAGATAGCAGCCAGTCTTGTATCCCGGAGCCTGGCTGACCCGGTGTTTTACTGCCCCAACACCTTAGCACAACTTGTGCACACTCAGTGCCTCTGCCACAG CGTCTGTCCTGATCTTCTGCCTCTGGCCCTTGAGAAGAAGGATTATTTTCTGTGTCAGCTCTGCTTGCAGTTCTTCCCTGACATCCCAGAGGCTATCACCTGCGCCTGCCTCAAGGTTTTTATCAG tttgCCAGATGTTGATGCAGAGAAGCTGAGTCTGGAGCCTGAAAGTGTCTCTTTCATGGAAACCTTAATCTCAACAGAGCGAGGCCAGGTTGGCCTGCAGAACGGCTTCAGTCCGACTTTCTGTGAGAAAGATCAGTCAGACGGCAGCAGTGGCCAACAGacgagaggaaaaaacagagaaaataccCAAAATCCACCACAACCCATTTGTCCCGTAGGAGTCCATAAAGCCGCTTTAAT AAACGAGGTCCTGCAGACTGCTTACAGCGACACTTTCCTCCTCCCACACCTGAAGGACCTTTCCTCTCAACATGTCATT CTTTTCCTCCAGTACTTGCAGTTTCTTTACCTACAATATTCCCAAGACGTTCTCCCACAGATGCACAGCTTCAGATCGCCGAGTCTGGATCAG ATCATGGATTGGGTTTGCCTGCTGTTGGACGCCCATTTTACGGTGCTAGTGATGACCCCAGAGTCCAAAGGCTTGGTGATGAACCTTCAACGTTTTGTTCAGTCccag GTGAAGCTGTTTTATGAGCTTGGAAAGCTGGAGGGCAGCCTCCAGGAGCTCAATAAGATGAAGGTGAAGAAAGACGTGGGACAATACTCCATTGAAGTCATTGagctattttaa
- the LOC108247220 gene encoding beta-2-glycoprotein 1: MERVKTLFLLSSFLLLTTVASQHSNVCSRPQLEGNIELTGIQRFFSPGVELPLACQQGYTPVSGPRKIVCTVSGEWTKTKFKCMPKECPYPDVVVNGDMFYEDTVYQSVINYTCNKGYILTGASSAVCQANGTWSTSAPLCIPVACGLAPIPQFGMVIYERRVRGKTTDYGLTATYACLPPYALFGKATAECTLQGTWTETPECRVVTCPPPDSIERGYMSESERREFSYMERVKYDCQGDYVIEGNTEIVCQENGRWSDMPSCKAPCTVGIERGRILYKGRKMWIEDFQPNTVLHKEVVSVYCMNKARKCGYALSTQCIDGALKIPECFEEPSSTDYNLHSNSLPSEIEQC, from the exons atgGAACGAGTGAAGACTTTATTTCTGCTGAGCTCGTTTCTGCTTTTGACGACTGTAGCATCTCAACATTCTAATg TTTGTTCCAGACCTCAGCTGGAAGGTAACATTGAGCTGACTGGGATCCAGAGGTTCTTCAGCCCCGGTGTGGAGTTACCGCTGGCCTGTCAGCAGGGATATACTCCCGTGTCGGGCCCTCGCAAGATTGTTTGCACAGTCAGCGGAGAGTGGACAAAAACCAAGTTCAAGTGCATGC caaAGGAATGTCCCTATCCCGATGTGGTTGTCAATGGAGACATGTTCTACGAGGATACAGTTTACCAGAGCGTGATCAACTACACTTGCAATAaagg ATATATATTGACTGGAGCCAGTTCTGCAGTGTGCCAAGCCAACGGAACATGGAGTACATCTGCACCACTGTGCATAC CCGTAGCCTGTGGTCTGGCTCCAATCCCTCAGTTTGGAATGGTCATTTACGAGAGGAGGgtcagaggaaaaacaactgATTACGGCCTCACGGCAACGTACGCCTGTCTGCCTCCGTACGCACTTTTTGGAAAGGCCACCGCAGAGTGCACCCTCCAGGGCACCTGGACCGAGACGCCTGAATGTCGAG TGGTGACGTGCCCTCCTCCAGATAGCATTGAAAGAGGCTACATGTCCGAGAGTGAGAGGAGGGAGTTCAGCTACATGGAGAGAGTCAAATACGACTGCCAAGGTGACTACGTGATCGAGGGGAACACTGAGATCGTTTGCCAGGAGAACGGGAGGTGGTCTGACATGCCATCCTGCAAAG CTCCTTGTACGGTTGGCATCGAGAGAGGAAGAATATTATATAAAGGACGAAAAATGTGGATCGAAGACTTCCAACCCAACACTGTCTTACACAAAGAAGTCGTCTCAGTGTACTGCATGAACAAAGCCAGGAAATGCGGTTATGCTCTGTCAACACAGTGCATCGACGGAGCTCTGAAAATCCCAGAATGCTTTGAGG aacccAGCTCGACTGACTACAACCTTCATTCGAATTCGCTTCCATCAGAGATTGAACAGTGCTGA